A stretch of Synechococcus sp. MIT S9220 DNA encodes these proteins:
- a CDS encoding DUF3082 domain-containing protein produces the protein MSDSNAATAKPRKGPLSFLSGSITSLVLAWLSFGLSKKVVIYLSTHSSNFSSTTAQNIASAMKTLFIGMCFLATFSFAFIGIGLFLVFLRSLFMKDTVDAA, from the coding sequence ATGAGTGACAGCAACGCAGCCACAGCCAAACCCCGCAAAGGACCCCTCAGTTTCCTGTCCGGATCGATCACCAGTCTGGTTCTGGCCTGGTTGAGTTTCGGCTTGAGCAAAAAAGTCGTGATCTATCTCTCGACGCACTCGTCAAATTTCAGCAGCACCACAGCGCAGAACATCGCGTCTGCCATGAAAACGCTGTTCATCGGAATGTGTTTTCTGGCCACATTCAGCTTTGCCTTCATCGGGATTGGCTTGTTCCTGGTGTTTCTTCGCAGTCTTTTCATGAAAGACACCGTTGACGCTGCCTAG